One genomic window of Actinoplanes lobatus includes the following:
- a CDS encoding winged helix-turn-helix domain-containing protein: protein MAVSESLSLSQARRITLAAQGFADPRPGGATDLRHLRRVLRRLHLIQMDSVNVLQRAHFMPLYSRLGPYSPGLLERAAYRGPRELFEFWGHEASLIRADLQPLFRWRMARAHEFAWGNMRRIAVEQPDLVAWVLDEVRDRGPITAAEIEHDTPRDKEHWGWNWSVVKQALEWLFYTGQVTAAERTTSFARRYDLPERVLPAEVLAAPTPAPEEAFRALVELSARALGVAAEAELRDYFRLPVQPCRQAIAELAEAGVLRPVTVPGWRPAWLHHEARLPRRAGAATLVSPFDPLIWERGRTERLFGMTYRIEIYVPRPQRLYGYYVLPFLMGERFAARLDLKADRKAGELRIPAAWLEPGADPEETAVALAAELRRLAGWLGLTTVAAPERGDFAGPLTSALRAGVPGVA from the coding sequence ATGGCAGTGTCCGAATCACTCTCGCTCTCCCAGGCCCGCCGGATCACGCTGGCGGCCCAGGGCTTCGCCGACCCACGACCGGGCGGCGCCACCGATCTGCGCCACCTGCGCCGGGTGCTGCGCCGCCTGCACCTGATCCAGATGGACTCGGTGAACGTGTTGCAGCGCGCCCACTTCATGCCGCTCTACAGCCGCCTCGGGCCGTATTCGCCGGGTCTGCTGGAGCGGGCCGCCTACCGCGGGCCCCGCGAGCTGTTCGAGTTCTGGGGCCACGAGGCGTCGCTGATCCGCGCCGACCTCCAGCCGCTGTTCCGCTGGCGGATGGCGCGGGCGCACGAGTTCGCCTGGGGCAACATGCGGCGCATCGCCGTGGAGCAGCCCGATCTGGTCGCCTGGGTGCTCGACGAGGTGCGCGACCGCGGCCCGATCACGGCCGCCGAGATCGAGCACGACACACCCCGCGACAAGGAGCACTGGGGGTGGAACTGGTCGGTCGTCAAGCAGGCACTCGAGTGGCTCTTCTACACCGGTCAGGTGACCGCCGCCGAGCGGACCACGTCCTTCGCCCGCCGCTACGACCTGCCCGAGCGGGTGCTGCCGGCCGAGGTGCTGGCCGCGCCCACCCCGGCGCCGGAGGAGGCGTTCCGGGCCCTGGTCGAGCTCTCCGCCCGGGCGCTCGGGGTGGCCGCCGAGGCCGAGCTGCGTGACTACTTCCGGCTTCCGGTGCAGCCGTGCCGGCAGGCGATCGCCGAGCTGGCCGAGGCCGGGGTGCTGCGCCCGGTCACCGTCCCGGGGTGGAGGCCGGCGTGGCTGCACCACGAGGCGAGACTGCCCCGCCGGGCCGGCGCCGCCACCCTGGTGAGCCCGTTCGACCCGCTGATCTGGGAGCGCGGCCGGACCGAGCGGCTGTTCGGCATGACCTACCGGATCGAGATCTACGTGCCCCGCCCTCAGCGGCTGTACGGGTACTACGTGCTGCCGTTCCTGATGGGCGAGCGGTTCGCGGCCCGGCTCGACCTGAAGGCCGACCGCAAGGCCGGTGAGCTGCGGATCCCGGCCGCCTGGCTGGAGCCGGGGGCGGACCCGGAGGAGACCGCCGTGGCGCTCGCCGCCGAGCTGCGCCGCCTGGCCGGCTGGCTGGGCCTCACCACGGTGGCGGCGCCCGAGCGGGGCGATTTCGCGGGACCGCTGACGAGCGCTCTGCGGGCCGGCGTCCCGGGTGTAGCGTGA
- a CDS encoding GNAT family N-acetyltransferase, with protein sequence MALGFVRPARPEDAGEIARIQLSTWRSAYRRMFPAHVLAGLDEGYLARGWTEAITAPPSARHRVLIAVEQGESSAQVVGFAASGPADEQALAPEEKPLPEDVAAVTDLLIEPRWGRRGHGSRMLAAAVDNWRDDGFRTAVAWVYDADSVMRKFLGSTGWEPDGASRALDVDDLLVPQIRLHVAVADA encoded by the coding sequence ATGGCACTCGGCTTCGTCCGTCCCGCTCGTCCCGAGGACGCGGGAGAGATCGCGCGCATCCAGCTGTCCACCTGGCGTTCCGCGTACCGCCGGATGTTCCCGGCACACGTGCTGGCCGGCCTGGACGAGGGCTACCTGGCCCGCGGGTGGACCGAGGCGATCACCGCCCCGCCGTCCGCGCGGCACCGGGTGCTGATCGCCGTCGAACAGGGTGAGAGCTCGGCGCAGGTGGTGGGCTTCGCCGCCTCCGGCCCGGCCGACGAGCAGGCCCTGGCGCCGGAGGAGAAGCCCCTGCCGGAGGACGTCGCGGCCGTCACCGACCTGCTGATCGAGCCGCGCTGGGGCCGGCGCGGTCACGGCAGCCGGATGCTGGCCGCCGCGGTCGACAACTGGCGCGACGACGGCTTCCGGACCGCGGTGGCCTGGGTCTACGACGCCGACAGCGTGATGCGGAAGTTCCTCGGCTCGACCGGCTGGGAGCCGGACGGGGCGAGCCGCGCCCTCGACGTGGACGACCTGCTCGTACCCCAGATCCGGCTGCACGTGGCGGTTGCGGACGCCTAG
- the dapB gene encoding 4-hydroxy-tetrahydrodipicolinate reductase has translation MTDVPETIRVGVLGARGRMGLEVCKAVDAAEDLALVSMIDQGEELFQASDAGAQVLVDFTNPDVVMDNLRWAVDQGISVVVGTSGFTEERLEQVRGWLAAKPGAGVLIAPNFGIGAILMMQFAARAARYFDSVEIIEQHHPRKLDAPSGTSMHTAKVIAAARAAAGCPPMPDATKEEMAGARGTEIDGVRVHSIRAAGLVAHQEVLFGTSGETLTIRHDSLDRSSFMPGVLLAVRHVLRRPGLTIGLDPLLED, from the coding sequence GTGACAGACGTTCCTGAAACCATCCGTGTCGGTGTCCTCGGCGCCCGGGGCCGGATGGGCCTCGAGGTGTGCAAGGCGGTCGACGCCGCCGAGGATCTCGCTCTGGTCTCCATGATCGACCAGGGCGAGGAGCTGTTCCAGGCGTCCGACGCCGGTGCCCAGGTTCTCGTCGACTTCACCAACCCCGACGTGGTGATGGACAACCTGCGCTGGGCCGTCGACCAGGGCATCAGCGTGGTGGTGGGCACCTCCGGCTTCACCGAGGAGCGTCTGGAGCAGGTGCGCGGCTGGCTGGCCGCCAAGCCCGGCGCCGGCGTGCTGATCGCGCCGAACTTCGGCATCGGCGCGATCCTGATGATGCAGTTCGCGGCCCGCGCGGCCCGCTACTTCGACTCGGTGGAGATCATCGAGCAGCACCACCCGCGCAAGCTGGACGCGCCCAGCGGCACGTCGATGCACACCGCCAAGGTGATCGCGGCGGCCCGGGCCGCCGCCGGCTGCCCGCCGATGCCGGACGCCACCAAGGAGGAGATGGCCGGCGCCCGCGGCACCGAGATCGACGGGGTCCGGGTGCACTCGATCCGGGCGGCCGGCCTGGTCGCCCACCAGGAGGTGCTGTTCGGCACCTCCGGCGAGACCCTGACCATCCGGCACGACTCGCTGGACCGGTCCTCGTTCATGCCGGGCGTCCTGCTCGCCGTCCGCCACGTGCTGCGGCGCCCGGGCCTCACCATCGGCCTGGACCCGCTCCTGGAGGACTAG
- a CDS encoding phosphatase PAP2 family protein, with translation MLIWAVVFAVGVYFVGVPTSDPLIAFGWLWLATIAWRNHEPWRTHLRFLRDWLPICLLLVVYNVSRGYADRLFEPHVTELAGFDRWLFGGVVPTEWLQAHLWQPGVVQWWEVVVSLVYFSHFLTMPTIAVVLWMRSRLQWARFMRRWFLLCVFGLITYFLYPAAPPWWAAQPEHGALIDAQRISTHGWDAIGLHGAGNTLNALQVEASNPVAAMPSLHTAFAFMSVVFFLPMVRRYWWPLLLAYPLSMTFTLVYTAEHWVIDVLVGWAYVGLVFLVVGLGERWWDARRRTLN, from the coding sequence ATGCTGATCTGGGCGGTGGTGTTCGCCGTCGGGGTGTATTTCGTCGGTGTCCCGACCAGTGACCCGCTGATCGCGTTCGGCTGGCTGTGGCTGGCCACCATCGCCTGGCGCAACCACGAGCCGTGGCGCACCCACCTGCGGTTCCTGCGCGACTGGCTGCCGATCTGCCTGCTCCTGGTGGTCTACAACGTGTCCCGGGGCTACGCCGACCGGCTGTTCGAGCCGCACGTGACCGAGCTGGCCGGGTTCGACAGGTGGCTGTTCGGCGGTGTGGTGCCGACCGAGTGGCTCCAGGCGCACCTCTGGCAGCCGGGCGTGGTCCAGTGGTGGGAGGTGGTCGTCTCCCTGGTCTACTTCTCGCACTTCCTGACCATGCCGACCATCGCCGTGGTGCTGTGGATGCGGTCCCGCCTCCAGTGGGCCCGGTTCATGCGCCGCTGGTTCCTGCTGTGCGTGTTCGGCCTGATCACCTATTTCCTCTACCCGGCCGCGCCGCCGTGGTGGGCCGCGCAGCCCGAGCACGGTGCGCTGATCGACGCGCAGCGGATCTCCACCCACGGGTGGGACGCCATCGGCCTGCACGGCGCCGGCAACACCCTCAACGCGTTGCAGGTGGAGGCGTCCAACCCGGTGGCCGCGATGCCGTCGCTGCACACCGCGTTCGCCTTCATGTCGGTGGTGTTCTTCCTGCCGATGGTGCGGCGGTACTGGTGGCCGCTGCTGCTCGCGTACCCGCTCTCGATGACCTTCACCCTGGTCTACACGGCCGAGCACTGGGTGATCGACGTGCTGGTCGGATGGGCGTACGTCGGGCTGGTGTTCCTCGTGGTGGGGCTCGGTGAGCGATGGTGGGACGCCCGGCGCCGTACGTTAAATTGA
- a CDS encoding M16 family metallopeptidase, which translates to MTANDGHGPATRPARVSTRTLQDGVKKTVLPSGLRIVTEAIPTTRSTALGIWVGIGSRDETPTLHGASHFLEHLLFKGTPKRTALEISSQIEAVGGETNAFTTKEYTCYYARVLDADLPLAVDVLVDAVADSILDPADVETERGVILEEIAMHEDEPGDEVHDIFAEAIYGDHPLGRLISGTPDSISPMTRDQINRFYRRHYTAPEVVVAAAGNLDHATVVRLVRKALAGTPLDTGPAEPAQPRAGDKRVRVRKARNLVLHRDTEQAHIVLGGPGVGRHDERRFALGVLNNVLGGGMSSRLFQEIREKRGLAYSVYSYAGHYADSGLVGVYAGCAPAKAREVLDLIRAELDRIAAHGITAEELVRGKGMAKGSYVLGLEDTGSRMSRLAKSELLHGDLMGVDEMLARVDGVTVGEVAAVATDLLAQPLSLAVVGPFDEDELPGW; encoded by the coding sequence GTGACAGCGAACGACGGACACGGGCCGGCCACTAGGCCGGCCCGCGTCTCTACCCGCACCCTGCAGGACGGCGTCAAGAAGACCGTCCTGCCCAGTGGCCTGCGCATCGTCACCGAGGCGATCCCGACCACGCGCAGCACCGCGCTCGGCATCTGGGTCGGGATCGGGTCCCGTGACGAGACGCCCACGCTGCACGGCGCCTCGCACTTCCTGGAGCACCTGCTCTTCAAGGGCACCCCGAAGCGCACCGCCCTGGAGATCTCCTCGCAGATCGAGGCGGTCGGCGGCGAGACCAACGCCTTCACCACGAAGGAGTACACCTGCTACTACGCGCGGGTGCTCGACGCCGATCTGCCGCTCGCGGTGGACGTGCTGGTCGACGCGGTGGCCGACTCGATCCTCGATCCGGCGGACGTGGAGACCGAACGTGGCGTGATCCTCGAGGAGATCGCCATGCACGAGGACGAGCCCGGTGACGAGGTGCACGACATCTTCGCCGAGGCGATCTACGGCGACCACCCGCTCGGCCGGCTGATCTCCGGCACCCCGGACTCGATCAGCCCGATGACACGGGACCAGATCAACCGGTTCTACCGGCGCCACTACACGGCGCCGGAGGTCGTGGTCGCCGCCGCCGGGAACCTCGACCACGCGACGGTGGTCCGGCTGGTTCGCAAGGCCCTGGCGGGCACCCCGCTGGACACCGGGCCGGCCGAGCCGGCTCAGCCGCGTGCGGGCGACAAGAGGGTACGCGTACGCAAGGCGCGCAACCTCGTCCTGCATCGCGACACCGAGCAGGCGCACATCGTGCTGGGCGGCCCCGGGGTGGGCCGGCACGACGAGCGGCGGTTCGCCCTCGGTGTGCTCAACAACGTGCTCGGCGGCGGCATGTCCAGCCGTCTCTTCCAGGAGATCCGGGAGAAGCGCGGCCTGGCCTACTCGGTCTACTCCTATGCCGGGCACTACGCCGACAGCGGCCTGGTCGGCGTCTACGCGGGCTGTGCCCCGGCCAAGGCCCGTGAGGTGCTCGACCTGATCCGTGCCGAGCTGGACCGGATCGCGGCGCACGGCATCACCGCGGAGGAACTGGTCCGCGGCAAGGGCATGGCGAAGGGCTCGTACGTGCTGGGCCTGGAGGACACCGGCTCCCGGATGAGCCGGCTGGCCAAGTCGGAGCTGCTGCACGGCGACCTGATGGGCGTCGACGAGATGCTGGCCCGGGTGGACGGCGTCACCGTCGGCGAGGTCGCCGCGGTCGCCACCGACCTGCTCGCCCAGCCGTTGTCGCTGGCCGTGGTGGGTCCCTTCGACGAGGATGAATTACCGGGCTGGTAA
- a CDS encoding polyribonucleotide nucleotidyltransferase — protein sequence MTEQNNALGNESRTAVIDNGSFGTREIVFSTGRLAQQAAGSVIVQLGDTTVLSATTASKQPKEHFDFFPLTVDVEERMYAAGRIPGSFFRREGRPSEDAILTCRLIDRPLRPSFTKGLRNEVQVVETVLALDPAHPYDVVAMNAASMSTKLSGLPFSGPVGSTRVAHVEGQWVAFPTLEELERATFDMVVAGRVTAEGDVAIMMVEAEATPHAIKLISAGATAPTEEVVASGLEAAKPAIRELCRAQSELAEIAAKPVAEFPVFLDYQDDVYSAVSDAVRTEVAEALKIAGKQEREESLDLVKAKAHELLDERFEGREKEISAAFRSVTKAEVRQRVLREQVRIDGRGPRDIRPLSALTGVLPRVHGSALFERGETQILGVTTLNMLRLEQSLDTLAPEKTKRYMHNYNFPPYSTGETGRVGSPKRREIGHGALAERALVPVLPSREEFPYAIRQVSEALSSNGSTSMGSVCASTLALLSAGVPLKAPVAGIAMGLISDEVDGKTQYVALTDILGAEDAFGDMDFKVAGTAEFVTALQLDTKLDGIPSDVLAGALSQAHEARATILAVMTAAIEGPAAMSEHAPRVTTVKIPVDKIGMVIGPKGQTINAIQDETGADISIEDDGTIYVGATNGPAAEAAVERINAIANPTLPKVGDKFLGTVVKTAAFGAFISLLPGRDGLLHISKVGDGKRVDKVEDFLNVGDKVEVSIADIDARGKIYLDKVRPEGEEAPAAAEGSEGGRPERAPREDRAPRGEGGGEPRRRRSRPSGDRGERRD from the coding sequence ATGACCGAGCAGAACAACGCTCTCGGCAACGAATCCCGCACCGCCGTCATCGACAACGGATCGTTCGGCACCCGCGAGATCGTCTTCTCCACCGGCCGCCTCGCTCAGCAGGCCGCCGGCTCCGTGATCGTCCAGCTGGGCGACACCACCGTCCTCTCCGCGACGACCGCCAGCAAGCAGCCGAAGGAGCACTTCGACTTCTTCCCGCTGACCGTCGACGTCGAGGAGCGGATGTACGCCGCGGGCCGCATCCCGGGCTCGTTCTTCCGGCGTGAGGGCCGCCCCTCCGAGGACGCCATCCTCACCTGCCGCCTGATCGACCGGCCGCTGCGCCCGTCCTTCACCAAGGGCCTGCGCAACGAGGTCCAGGTCGTCGAGACCGTCCTCGCGCTGGACCCGGCCCACCCGTACGACGTCGTCGCCATGAACGCGGCGTCGATGTCGACCAAGCTCTCCGGCCTGCCGTTCAGCGGCCCGGTCGGCTCGACCCGGGTCGCCCACGTCGAGGGCCAGTGGGTCGCCTTCCCGACCCTCGAGGAGCTCGAGCGCGCCACGTTCGACATGGTCGTGGCCGGTCGCGTCACCGCCGAGGGCGACGTCGCGATCATGATGGTCGAGGCCGAGGCCACCCCGCACGCGATCAAGCTGATCTCGGCCGGCGCCACCGCGCCGACCGAGGAGGTCGTGGCGAGCGGCCTGGAGGCCGCCAAGCCGGCCATCCGTGAGCTGTGCCGCGCGCAGAGCGAGCTGGCCGAGATCGCCGCGAAGCCGGTCGCCGAGTTCCCGGTCTTCCTGGACTACCAGGACGACGTGTACTCCGCCGTCTCCGACGCGGTTCGCACCGAGGTCGCCGAGGCGCTGAAGATCGCCGGCAAGCAGGAGCGCGAGGAGTCCCTCGACCTGGTCAAGGCGAAGGCGCACGAGCTGCTCGACGAGCGGTTCGAGGGCCGGGAGAAGGAGATCAGCGCGGCGTTCCGCTCGGTCACCAAGGCCGAGGTGCGCCAGCGCGTGCTGCGCGAGCAGGTCCGCATCGACGGCCGTGGCCCGCGTGACATCCGCCCGCTGAGCGCCCTCACGGGCGTGCTGCCCCGCGTGCACGGCTCGGCGCTGTTCGAGCGCGGCGAGACCCAGATCCTGGGCGTCACCACGCTGAACATGCTGCGCCTGGAGCAGTCGCTGGACACTCTCGCTCCCGAGAAGACCAAGCGCTACATGCACAACTACAACTTCCCGCCGTACTCGACCGGTGAGACCGGCCGGGTGGGCTCGCCGAAGCGCCGCGAGATCGGTCACGGCGCGCTGGCCGAGCGGGCCCTCGTGCCGGTGCTGCCGTCGCGCGAGGAGTTCCCGTACGCGATCCGTCAGGTCTCCGAGGCCCTCAGCTCCAACGGCTCCACCTCGATGGGCTCGGTCTGCGCCTCGACGCTGGCCCTGCTCAGCGCCGGTGTGCCGCTGAAGGCCCCGGTCGCCGGTATCGCCATGGGCCTGATCTCGGACGAGGTCGACGGCAAGACGCAGTACGTCGCGCTGACCGACATCCTGGGCGCCGAGGACGCGTTCGGTGACATGGACTTCAAGGTCGCCGGTACGGCCGAGTTCGTCACCGCCCTGCAGCTGGACACCAAGCTCGACGGCATCCCGTCGGACGTGCTGGCCGGCGCGCTGTCGCAGGCGCACGAGGCCCGCGCCACGATCCTCGCGGTGATGACCGCGGCGATCGAGGGCCCGGCCGCGATGAGCGAGCACGCCCCGCGGGTCACCACCGTGAAGATCCCGGTCGACAAGATCGGTATGGTGATCGGCCCCAAGGGCCAGACCATCAACGCGATCCAGGACGAGACCGGCGCCGACATCTCCATCGAGGACGACGGCACCATCTACGTCGGCGCGACCAACGGCCCGGCCGCCGAGGCCGCGGTCGAGCGGATCAACGCGATCGCCAACCCGACCCTGCCGAAGGTGGGCGACAAGTTCCTCGGCACCGTGGTGAAGACGGCCGCGTTCGGCGCGTTCATCTCGCTGCTGCCCGGCCGTGACGGCCTGCTGCACATCTCCAAGGTGGGCGACGGCAAGCGGGTCGACAAGGTCGAGGACTTCCTCAACGTCGGCGACAAGGTCGAGGTGTCCATCGCGGACATCGACGCCCGCGGCAAGATCTACCTGGACAAGGTGCGCCCGGAGGGCGAGGAGGCCCCGGCGGCCGCCGAGGGTTCCGAGGGTGGCCGCCCCGAGCGGGCGCCGCGTGAGGACCGCGCGCCCCGCGGCGAGGGTGGCGGCGAGCCCCGCCGTCGCCGTTCGCGCCCGTCCGGCGACCGCGGCGAGCGCCGCGACTAA
- the rpsO gene encoding 30S ribosomal protein S15 has translation MALDQETKNKIMGEYATKEGDTGSPEVQVAMLTKRIADLTEHLKAHKHDHHSRRGLLLLVGQRRRLLNYVQKKDIARYRTLIERLGLRR, from the coding sequence ATGGCGCTCGATCAAGAGACCAAGAACAAGATCATGGGTGAGTACGCGACCAAGGAGGGCGACACCGGTTCGCCCGAGGTTCAGGTCGCCATGCTGACCAAGCGGATCGCCGACCTGACCGAGCACCTCAAGGCGCACAAGCACGACCACCACAGCCGTCGTGGTCTGCTGCTCCTGGTCGGTCAGCGCCGTCGCCTGCTGAACTACGTTCAGAAGAAGGACATCGCCCGCTACCGGACGCTCATCGAGCGTCTCGGCCTGCGCCGATAG
- a CDS encoding bifunctional riboflavin kinase/FAD synthetase, producing MQRWRGLEAVPSGWGRSIVTIGVFDGVHRGHQAIIGHAVKRARDAGLQSVVMTFDPHPAEVVRPGSHPAVLTEPVRKAELIEALGVDALCVVPFTPAFSQLSPNEFVHDVLVESLHTAGVVVGDNFRFGHKAAGDAALLESLGRTFGFTVEDAPLVSEDGLVFSSTYIRSCVDAGDVRAAAAALGRPHRLAGVVVRGDQRGRELGFPTANLMAHRYAAVPADGIYAAWLTRGGEPGVRRPASVSIGTNPTFSGRERRVEAYVLDFEGDLYGERVSLDFVAHLREQRKYDGIEPLIAQIRADVEETRTLLS from the coding sequence ATGCAGCGATGGCGGGGGTTGGAGGCGGTTCCCTCCGGGTGGGGCCGTTCGATCGTGACGATCGGGGTCTTCGACGGGGTGCACCGCGGCCACCAGGCGATCATCGGGCACGCCGTGAAGCGGGCCCGCGACGCCGGGCTCCAGTCGGTGGTGATGACCTTCGACCCGCACCCGGCCGAGGTGGTGCGCCCCGGGTCGCACCCGGCCGTGCTCACCGAGCCGGTCCGCAAGGCCGAGCTGATCGAGGCGCTCGGCGTCGACGCGCTCTGCGTGGTGCCGTTCACCCCGGCCTTCTCGCAGCTCTCGCCGAACGAGTTCGTGCACGACGTGCTGGTCGAGTCGCTGCACACCGCGGGCGTGGTGGTCGGTGACAACTTCCGGTTCGGGCACAAGGCCGCCGGGGACGCGGCACTGCTCGAGTCGCTGGGCCGCACGTTCGGGTTCACCGTGGAGGACGCGCCGCTGGTCTCCGAGGACGGGCTGGTGTTCTCCTCGACGTACATCCGCAGTTGTGTCGACGCTGGGGACGTGCGGGCCGCGGCGGCCGCGCTCGGCCGGCCGCACCGTCTGGCCGGCGTGGTGGTCCGCGGCGACCAGCGCGGGCGCGAGCTGGGCTTCCCGACCGCCAACCTGATGGCCCACCGGTACGCCGCGGTTCCCGCCGACGGCATCTACGCGGCCTGGCTCACCCGAGGGGGCGAGCCCGGGGTCCGGCGGCCGGCCAGCGTTTCGATCGGTACCAATCCCACGTTCTCCGGGCGGGAGCGCCGCGTGGAGGCGTACGTTCTCGATTTCGAGGGTGATCTGTACGGCGAGAGGGTGAGCCTCGATTTTGTGGCGCACCTTCGTGAGCAGCGGAAATACGACGGTATCGAGCCGTTGATCGCGCAGATCCGGGCCGACGTCGAAGAGACCCGAACGTTGTTGAGTTGA